One genomic window of Buchnera aphidicola (Greenidea ficicola) includes the following:
- the glyA gene encoding serine hydroxymethyltransferase — protein sequence MFLKYKKIKKYDKKIWNAIKSEKKRQEEHIELIASENYTSKLVMQAQGSILTNKYAEGYPGYRYYGGCKYVDIIETIAIKRAKRLFNANYANVQPHSGSQANFAIYQTLLKPGDLILGMNLSHGGHLTHGSLVNISGKLYNTINYGINNKGNINYKEIYKLALKYKPKIIIGGFSSYSGLCDWEQIRYIANKIKAFFLVDMAHIAGLVAAKLYPDPLKYAHIVTSTTHKTLAGPRGGLILSNSNNVILHKKINSSIFPGIQGGPLMHVIAGKAIAFKEAREKKFILYQKQILKNAKKMVDTFKNKGFKIISNCTYNHLFVIDLTEKKITGKEADIALNKANITINKNSIPNDTKNPFITSGIRIGTPAITRRGFKEKEVIKIANWISDILNDINNIKKILLIKKKVLKICKKFPVYN from the coding sequence AAAAATATGGAATGCAATTAAATCAGAAAAAAAAAGACAAGAAGAACATATTGAATTAATTGCTTCAGAAAATTATACTAGTAAATTAGTAATGCAAGCTCAAGGATCAATATTAACAAATAAATACGCAGAAGGTTATCCTGGTTATCGTTATTATGGTGGTTGTAAATATGTAGATATTATAGAAACAATAGCAATTAAAAGAGCAAAACGTTTATTTAATGCTAATTATGCAAACGTACAACCTCATTCAGGTTCGCAAGCTAATTTTGCAATTTATCAAACATTATTAAAACCAGGAGATTTAATTTTAGGAATGAATTTATCTCATGGAGGACATTTAACTCATGGATCATTAGTAAACATTTCAGGAAAATTATATAATACAATAAATTATGGAATTAATAATAAAGGAAATATTAATTATAAAGAAATTTATAAATTAGCATTAAAATATAAACCAAAAATAATTATTGGTGGTTTTTCATCATATTCAGGATTATGTGATTGGGAACAAATTCGTTATATTGCTAATAAAATAAAAGCTTTTTTTTTAGTAGATATGGCTCATATTGCTGGTTTGGTTGCTGCAAAATTATATCCTGATCCTTTAAAATACGCACATATTGTTACTTCTACTACACATAAAACTTTAGCTGGTCCTAGAGGAGGTTTGATATTATCTAATTCTAATAATGTAATATTACATAAAAAAATAAATTCTTCTATATTTCCTGGAATTCAAGGTGGTCCATTAATGCATGTTATTGCAGGTAAAGCAATTGCGTTTAAAGAAGCAAGAGAAAAAAAATTTATATTATATCAAAAACAAATATTAAAAAATGCAAAAAAAATGGTTGATACCTTTAAAAATAAAGGTTTTAAAATAATTTCTAATTGTACATATAATCATTTATTTGTTATTGATTTAACAGAAAAAAAAATAACAGGAAAAGAAGCTGATATTGCCTTAAATAAAGCAAATATAACTATTAATAAAAATTCTATTCCTAATGATACTAAAAATCCTTTTATTACTTCAGGAATTAGAATTGGAACTCCTGCAATAACTAGAAGAGGATTTAAAGAAAAAGAAGTAATAAAAATAGCAAATTGGATTAGTGATATTTTAAATGATATTAATAACATTAAAAAAATTTTATTAATTAAAAAAAAAGTTTTAAAAATATG